A window of the Cannabis sativa cultivar Pink pepper isolate KNU-18-1 chromosome X, ASM2916894v1, whole genome shotgun sequence genome harbors these coding sequences:
- the LOC133032212 gene encoding uncharacterized protein LOC133032212, producing the protein MENGEPRRSTRLNERAAVRDRARGRGRGGAHGRGRGRGMGNQHVPAEAVIQENQNAPVNGQQPGQGGGNHEVPAGVVGQEHQNAPVVVPPQQEDLAQEVARLKEEIRKRDEEAHNRQEQPNQGQHQFLPVQYLPVPEGRWEPIYERFRKQHPPNFEGGSDPMEAEEWLRTVEGIVEYMRLGNGDSVACAASLLKKDARIWWDVIKQTRDVAAMTWADFVQVFNKKYYSEAIRSARVNEFTNLRQGKSTVTEYARQFDRLAKFATDLVPTKFLRIHRFTEGLDSRISRDIAMSGVRATTYAEVLEKALEAELCESRIQKDNTARWEARKASNGGGDNKRKLPSNQHNEADKRNKIGSNNYKGKKPYVEYPLCPTCGRKHPGECRLKGKTCYKCGQPGHYKKDCPQKGDQLKDDKLVPARVFALTRGEAETSNTVVAGQISISGKLCTVLFDSGATHSFIALKMIDKLELPYVNFSYKFMTELPSGEVMISSRGVRDAPIRIADKELSGDLIELEMRDYDLILGMDWLSRHGATIDCRKRTVTFTPESGEAFIFEGIKVKSSLPLVTALKAQKMIRAGCQAYLASIVDKSRETTLKPENVHIVCEFQEVFPEDLPGLPPDREIEFVIELAPGTAPISRAPYRMAPNELKELKAQLQDLLDKGFIRPSYSPWGAPVLFVKKKDGSMRMCIDYRELNKVTIKNKYPLPRIDDLFDQLQGAIVFSKIDLRSGYHQLKVREEDIAKTAFRTRYGHYEFLVMSFGLTNAPAAFMDLMNRVFKEYLDKFVVVFIDDILIYSRTMEEHEEHLRLTLSRLKEHQLYAKFKKCELWLEKVAFLGHIVSKDGVEVDPAKIEAVKSWPKPKTASEVRSFLGLAGYYRRFVEGFSKIATPLTNLTRKQQKFAWTDKCEESFQTLKDKLITTVPVCSN; encoded by the coding sequence ATGGAAAACGGTGAACCCAGAAGATCAACCCGGTTGAATGAAAGAGCGGCTGTAAGAGACCGAGCTAGAGGTCGGGGGCGAGGAGGTGCTCACGGTCGAGGTCGCGGTCGAGGCATGGGAAACCAGCATGTCCCTGCCGAGGCGGTGATCCAGGAGAATCAAAATGCCCCTGTAAATGGACAACAACCAGGTCAAGGTGGGGGCAACCACGAAGTCCCTGCTGGGGTAGTTGGTCAAGAACACCAAAACGCCCCTGTAGTGGTGCCACCACAACAAGAAGATTTGGCGCAAGAAGTTGCTCGTCTCAAGGAAGAAATTAGGAAGCGAGATGAAGAGGCTCACAACCGTCAGGAACAACCCAATCAAGGACAACATCAATTTTTGCCGGTGCAATACTTGCCTGTGCCGGAGGGTCGATGGGAACCaatatatgaaaggttccgcaagcaacACCCACCAAATTTTGAAGGGGGCTCAGATCCAATGGAAGCTGAGGAATGGTTAAGAACAGTGGAAGGTATTGTTGAGTACATGCGGCTCGGTAACGGAGATAGTGTAGCTTGTGCTGCTAGTTTATTGAAAAAGGATGCCCGCATCTGGTGGGATGTTATTAAACAAACACGGGATGTGGCCGCAATGACCTGGGCTGACTTTGTacaagtttttaacaaaaaatactaCAGTGAAGCAATACGCTCAGCTAGAGTTAATGAGTTCACGAACCTGAGGCAGGGTAAGTCTACAGTTACAGAGTATGCTCGCCAATTTGAcagattagcaaagtttgccaCAGATCTGGTTCCTACTAAGTTTTTGAGGATTCATCGTTTTACCGAAGGGCTCGACTCCCGAATAAGTCGGGACATAGCGATGTCAGGAGTAAGGGCAACCACGTATGCTGAGGTATTGGAAAAAGCCCTAGAAGCTGAGTTGTGTGAAAGTCGTATACAGAAAGACAATACAGCAAGGTGGGAGGCCAGAAAGGCCAGTAATGGAGGTGGTGATAACAAAAGAAAACTGCCAAGTAACCAACACAACGAAGCCGACAAGAGAAACAAGATAGGGTCCAATAACTACAAAGGGAAGAAGCCATATGTGGAGTACCCCCTATGCCCAACATGTGGTCGTAAGCATCCGGGAGAATGTCGACTGAAAGGCAAGACTTGTTACAAGTGTGGGCAACCAGGCCACTATAAGAAGGACTGTCCACAAAAGGGCGATCAACTCAAGGATGACAAACTTGTCCCAGCTCGAGTATTTGCACTAACCAGAGGGGAGGCTGAGACTAGTAACACTGTGGTTGCAGGTCAGATTTCTATCTCTGGAAAACTAtgtactgttttatttgattctggAGCTACGCACTCATTTATTGCTTTAAAGATGATAGATAAGTTAGAACTACCGTATGTAAACTTTAGTTATAAGTTCATGACGGAGTTGCCCTCGGGCGAGGTTATGATATCATCTAGAGGAGTGCGGGATGCGCCAATAAGGATTGCAGACAAGGAACTTAGTGGAGATCTGATAGAGCTGGAGATGAGGGATTACGATCTTATCTTGGGTATGGATTGGCTATCACGACATGGAGCAACAATAGACTGCCGAAAGAGGACAGTGACTTTCACCCCTGAATCTGGAGAGGCATTCATATTTGAAGGAATCAAAGTCAAGTCAAGCTTACCGCTAGTTACAGCCCTGAAGGCACAAAAGATGATACGTGCGGGATGTCAAGCATACTTGGCCAGCATAGTAGACAAGTCAAGAGAAACCACCCTCAAGCCAGAGAATGTCCACATAGTATGTGAATTCCAAGAAGTTTTTCCGGAAGACCTACCAGGGCTACCCCCAGATAGAGAGATAGAATTTGTGATTGAGTTAGCGCCAGGCACAGCGCCAATCTCGAGGGCTCCATACCGCATGGCTCCCAAtgaattgaaggaattgaaggctCAACTACAAGATCTTTTAGACAAGGGGTTCATTAGACCaagttactcaccttggggtgcgccagtgttgtttgtcaagaagaaggacggtAGTATGCGGATGTGTATAGACTATCGAGAGCTGAACAAAGTGACTATAAAGAACAAGTATCCCTTGCCTCGcatcgatgatttgtttgatcagttACAAGGGGCGATCGTCTTTTCAAAGATCGACTTGAGATCTGGGTACCACCAATTGAAAGTCCGAGAGGAAGATATAGCAAAGACGGCATTTCGAACACGGTAtgggcattatgaatttctagtgatgtcatttgggttaaccaatgccccagcagccttcatggatttaatgaatagagtattcaaggaataTCTTGACAAGTTTGTGGTGGTATTCATTGATGACATACTCATTTATTCAAGGACAATGGAAGAGCATGAGGAGCACTTAAGGCTAACTCTAAGTAGACTCAAAGAGCACCAATTGTACgccaaattcaaaaagtgtgagttatgGTTGGAGAAAGTGGCGTTTCTAGGCCATATAGTGTCCAAAGATGGGGTAGAGGTGGACCCTGCGAAAATTGAAGCAGTGAAGAGCTGGCCAAAACCAAAAACCGCAAGTGAGGTTCGGAGTTTCCTCGGACTAGCTGGATATTATAGGAGATTCGTTGAAGGGTTCTCAAAAATAGCCACACCATTGACGAATTTGACTCGAAAGCAACAAAAATTTGCATGGACAGATAAATGTGAGGAAAGCTTTCAGACATTGAAAGATAAACTCATAACGACTGTCCCCGTGTGTTCCAACTAA